Sequence from the Maribellus comscasis genome:
GGAAAGCCGCCGTTTTGATTATGGAGAAGAAAATGAGTTTCTGTTTAACTTGAAATTTCCTGTGGAAGATTCAAATTTGGATGAACAGCAGCTTGAAAAACAAATTTCTTTACTCAAACAAGAAATTAAAAATCTGGACAGCCGCAAACGTGAGCTTCTTTTTCTCAAATTTAACAGTGGGCTCACTTATACTGAAATCGGATTATTACTTGACCTGAAACCCGATACAGTAAAAAAACAAGTTCAGCGTATTTTAGCGTATTTCAGAAAACGTTTTCAAAATAATTTTTTCGAATTGTTCTTTTTATGTTATAAAGCATAAAAAATTGACCTTTTTTTATTGTCCCCTTTTCCGTGTGTCTTCCTCTTGTATTTAATTAAACTTAAACGGATGGACATATACAGTCAATTAATAGAGAATCCTCTTTTTTTTAAATGGATTTTTCATCCTACTGAAGAATTGAATGCCTATTGGAGAGCTTACCTCGAACAAAATCCGGCAGAGACCGATGCTGTGCTGGAGCTAAAATCAAACTTTGAGAAATATCTGAAATTCACCAATAAAAAAATTGACGAGGAAAGTAAGAAAAAGCTGGCATATCGAATTGTTAAACAACTTGATGCCGTTGACAAAAAGAAGAAACACGCTCTGTTTATAAAAAATATAATAAAATATGCTGCAGTAGCATTTTTATTTTTTTCGATTGGAAGTAGTTTAGTTTACCTGTACATGGACAGCAGGCAGCCGGAAATCGTAGTGGATAACTCTGTAATGCCTGCCCATGCTCAGGATCCCGTCTTAATTATTGATGATCAGCAGCAAATAAATCTTAAACCGGGAGAATCGGAACTGGACTATTCAAACTCGGATGACATTATTGTAAATCGCGAAGAACGGTTAAAAAAGAAAACTCAGGATGACACTCCTGAAATGAATACATTGATTATTCCTTACGGAAGCCGTTCAAAAATTACGCTGGCCGATGGTTCCGTGGTATGGCTTAACGCGGGCAGCCGGTTGATTTATCCTTCAGCTTTTGTCGATAAAAGACGTGAAGTATTTTTGGTTGGTGAAGCATTTTTTGAGGTTACTAAAAATGAAAAACAACCTTTTTTTGTAAAAACTGCTGATGTTGAAATTAAAGTTTTAGGAACTCAATTTAATGTTTCGGCGTATCCGGAAGATTATTCAGTACAAACTGCATTGGCTGAAGGAAGCGTTGAACTTTCGCGTTCCAATGCAGGACTGCTTGATAAAAAAATCAAATTGGCACCCGGCGAACTGGCCTATTTTAATAAAAAAAGCAAAGAGACAGTAATTTATAATGTTGATGTTGAATATTACACACTTTGGATCCAGGGTCTGTTTAGCTTTTCAAATACCGATTTGAACCGGATTATTCGTAAACTGGAAAGATTTTACAACATCCGCTTTCAATTTGACGATCCCTTAAAAGGAAGCATTCAGATAACAGGAAAACTCGATGTTACAAAAGAAAAAAATGAAGTTTTTGAATATTTATCAAACCTTACAGGTTTGGATTTTATCGAACTAAATGCAAACAACTATGTAATCAAATAAAAAAAACAACCGGAAAATGGTGGCACATTTTCCGGTTTGTCTAAATACCTTTTAAAGTAATTTAAACATTAAAAAAACGAATCAAATTTATGAAAAAAAAGTGGTTATTGGATTCCCATGATCCGGGAATCATAAAAAAATGGGGGCGTATTATGCGTATCACAGTAGTACTAATTTTTGGATTGATAATGACAGCGAATGCCAATAGTTATTCGCAGGTAACTAAAATGGATATTCAGCTGACAAACAGAACCATTCGCGATGTAATTGCTTATGTAGAAGACAACAGTGAGTTTGTTTTTCTATATAAAAATGAAGACTTCAACGTGGATAAAAAGGTGAATATTAAGCTTGAAGATGCCACAATCAACCAGATTCTCGACAATGTTTTACAAGGAGAAGAAGTGGTTTATGATGTTTACGACAGGCAAATTATTATCCGTAAATCGGACAATGTTCCTACCTACTTCCAACAACAGCAAAAAAATATTACCGGGATTATTACTGATAATCAAGGCTTACCATTACCCGGAGTTTCAATCATCGTAAAAGGAACAAGTATTGGAACAGTTTCAGGCACCGATGGCAAATTTTCCCTGTCTATTCCCAATGATGCTGAGATTATGCAGTTTTCTTTTGTGGGGATGAGCACAGTGGAAATCCCTGTTGAAGGCAAAGTAACTTTTAATGTAGTAATGGAAGAAGAAAGTATCGGCCTCGATGAAGTTGTTGCAATTGGTTATGGTTCAATGAAAAAAAGTGACCTGACCGGCTCAGTTACTTCGGTAAATTCAGAAGATTTTGTAAAAGGCGTGGCCAACAATGCACTTCAGTTGCTTCAGGGAAAAGCATCGGGTGTACAAATCAGCCAGGCAAATTCAGAACCGGGAGGAGCTCTTTCTATTAAAGTAAGGGGAGCAGGATCCATTAACAGCAGCAATAGTGTACTGGTTGTTATTGACGGACTTCCGGGAGCAGATCCCAGCAGTCTGAACCCGCTTGACATTGAGTCGATTGAAATCCTGAAAGACGCATCAGCAGCAGCTATCTACGGAACAAGAGCTGCTAACGGAGTGGTTTTAATTACGACCAAACAGGGCTCATCCGGCACGCCCGTTGTATCATACAACACTTATTTTGCGCTGCAAACACCCGACTATAAATTTGATGTTCTGGATGCAACTCAATACATGCAAATGATAAATGACATAAGTGAAGATGGAGGAAAAACACTTCCTTTTACTGATCAGGAAATTTCGGCGGCAGGAAAGGGAACTGACTGGCAGGATGTTCTTATGCGGAACGCATTTGCAATGAATCACCAGTTCTCAATAAACGGCGGCTCAAATACGTCAAAATACTATGTATCTCTCGGATACCTGGATCAAGATGGAATCCTGATAAGCTCCGGGTTAAAAAAATACAATACTTTAATAAACCTCGAATTTACACCGAGTGAAAAATTCAAATTTGCAATAAATTTAAACGGGGCACTGAGTAAAAAAGACATCATCCCTAACGACAGTAATTCTGCAAATGAAAATGCGGACCCGTTAAATGCAGCTCTTCAGTTTGATCCCCGGTTAACGACTGAAAAAAATGAGCAGGGGGAATACCAGCGAAATGCTTCAATTGCACTTGATAATCCTTTGGCGTTGGCATACGGATATGATGACAACCAGAAAAATACCCGCATTTCAGGAAATGTTTTAGCCGAATACAGCATTATTGACGGCCTTAAAGCTTCTGTTCGTTTAGGAACTAACCTGTATAACAGTCGCTACGATTCGTATAAAGACAGAACTACCGAAAAAGGAAAATCTTCCGGAGGGATTGGAAGTATCACAACCAACGATAACAGCTATTGGATGTTTGAAGGACTTTTAAATTACGATAAATATTTTAACCAGGTTCACCACATCTCCGTAATGGGGGGAGCCACCTGGGAAGAGTTTGAAAACCTCTCCCAATATTCTTATGCTGCAGGTTTTCTGTCTGACGTTACCAACACAAATCTTCTTTCCAGTGGAATAAAAGAAACCTACGATGTAAGTTCTTCAAGATATACCCATGCCTTGCAATCGATTATCGCAAGGCTAAATTATGTATACAATGAAAAGTATTTGCTAACAGCAACTTTAAGAAGAGACGGTTCGTCACGTTTTTCAGAAGATAACAAATATGCAATTTTCCCGTCGGTTGCTGTTGGATGGCGATTAAGCGAAGAATCTTTTATAAAAGAAATCCCGGCCATCAGCCAGCTAAAATTAAGATTCGGATACGGACAAATGGGGAACGAAGGGATAAATAACTTTGAAACGATACAAACATTTGTTTCCGGAGGAAACACCATTCTTGGAGGTTCCGAGCTAAGCGGCGCCCAACCGGCACGTATCCCGAATTCGGAATTGACATGGGAAACCACGGAAGAATATAACATTGGGCTGGATTATGGAGTTTTGCAAAACAGAATTTCCGGAGGTATTGAATATTATGTAAAAAATACAAAAGACCAGTTATTTAATAAACCGGTTCCGGCATCAACAGGCTTTACCAGTGTGAGAACCAATTTCGGGAACGTAAGAAACTCGGGAATTGACTTTAACATTAATACAGAAAACCTTGTTGGAGCATTTAGCTGGAGAACCAACCTTACCTTTTCAACACTCAAAAATGAGGTAATTAAACTTCCTCCTTTTGTTGGAGACATTATAACAACCGGAAGCATCGGAACTTTTACCCAGGATTTTGCATTGGTTCAGGAAGGTTCTCCCATGAGGGCATTTTATGGATACAAAGTCGTGGGAATTTTTCAGGAAAATGATGACATAGCCAATTCGGCCCAGCCCAATGCAAATCCCGGCGAACCGATATTCCTTGACTATGATGAAGATGGAAATATTGATTCTGATGACCGGGTTGTTCTTGGAAAACCATTCCCTGACCTTACATTTAGTTTGAACAATTCATTTTCATATAAAAATTTCAACCTGGAGATTTATATTATGGGTGTAAAAGGAATAGAAACTTTGAACAGTAATGTTATTGAGTCATTAAAACCGATTAATTTCGACAGAAACATTATGAGCGAGCATTATACCGACAGATGGACACCCGAAAATCCTGGCGCAGAGTACCCGTCGGGAGTAAATTCATCCATCTACTTTAACGGTGGAAAAGTTATTAATTCTTACAGTGTACAGGATGCTTCATTTTTACGTGTAAAAAATATTACTTTAGGTTATGATATCCCGTTAAAAAACTTCAATCTGTTTAAATCTGCTTCCGTTTACATTTCAGGAGAAAATTTACTGACCTTTACCAAGTTTGAAGGGTTTGACCCGGATGCAAACCAGTCAGGAACCGGCGTTGTAAAAACCAGTTACAACAACTATCCTTTAGCAAAAGTATTTAGGATTGGTGCAAACATTAAATTTTAACATTTTAAAATGAATATCATGTTTAAAAATATATTTAAATCAAAAATAGTCTGGATTACAGCTCTTGCGCTTTCCCTTTTTAGCTGCAGCGATTTTCTGGAAGAGGAAGTGTACACGCAGTATGATCCAAATACCTTTTTGCAAACCGAAGAAGGGATTAACAGTGTTTTAGTTGCAGCTTATGATAATTTACAATACACCGGAAGTTCGCTGCGTGAACGGATGTTTACATTTGGAGAATTCCCGGGGGATATTATGTGGGAATGGGGCGGAGGTTTTGAAGCTATCGCCACAGTTTATATGACGTATAACTGGGACTCACAAACATCACAGTTTGAAGGACGATGGAACAACCTGTATACCAGTATACGTAATGCAAACTCACTACTTGATAATATCGACAATGTTACTTCGCTAAGTGAAACTAAGGTTAAGCAGTTAAAAGCTGAAGCAACATTTATAAGGGCTGCTGATTACTATTATTTGTGGGAGATGTTTGGCCCGGTTCCGCTGACAACTACAACAGAGGAACTTAATTTTGAACCGGCAAAAGCAAGCAATGAAGAATTTAATTCGTTTATAGAAACAGAGTTAACTGCTGCGGCGGCTGATCTTCCTCTGGAACAGGATTTATGGGGAAAAGCAACAAAAGGTGCCGCGCTTTCTTTTCTTAGCCGCTTCTATATGAATACCCATCAATGGCAAAAAGCCGCCGACGTATCAAAACAGGTTGTCAACCTTCAGCAGTATGAGCTTTTTGACGGCGATTTGGCCAATATGTTTGCCGTTGAGAATGAAGAAAATGATGAAGTTATTTTCACGAGCCCTGCGTCAACTACATTTCATGGCAACAGTATAATGCCACACGTTTTTCCACCCAACTATCAAATCCAGAGCAATTGGATCAACTGGGGAGCCCAATTTGTTTTATACAGCGATTTTGTAAATTCTTACCACGCTGATGACAAACGTTTGGGATGGATGTTGTTCGAATATACTGATGTTAACGGCGTTTATCACGATTGTCTGGATCCCGATGATGTAAGCCGCGGAGTACGGTGTTTTAAATATGTACCTGATCCCAATGCGATTTCACAAAATCATGGCAACGATATACCGATGATGAGATATGCAGAAGTGCTGTTGAATGCCGCTGAAGCGATAAATGAGCTGGATGGTCCGGGCCAGGAGTCGATTGACTTTATAAACGAAGTGAGAGAACGAGCCGGAGTACCGCTATACAACGTATCAGATTTTAGTTCAAAAGACGAACTCAGAGATGCCATTCTTGATGAAAGGGGCTGGGAATTTGTATCTGAAGGCTTGCGAAGAATGGATCTGATAAGACAAGGGAAGTTGATATCCCGGGCAAAAGCACGTGGTGCAAGTAACGCTCAGGATTATATGACCTTGTTTCCAATACCACAGTCTGAATTAAATTCAAACCCGAATCTGGAACAGAATCCGGGGTACAACTAAACCCAATAAAAATTCAAAGGCCCTGTAAAAAGGGCCTTTTTTATTCCAATACACGATGAAAAAAAAGGTTATTTACATCATTCTTTTATTTGTTTTTCAACTGCATACTTTTGGGAAAACAGAAAAAACATCAGATACCAAACCCAATATCATATTTTTGCTTGTCGATGACTTAGGATGGAGGGATGTTGGTTACATGGGAAGTAAGTTTTATGAAACTCCCAACATTGATAAACTGGCATCGCAGGGAATGACTTTTACCAACGCTTACGCGGCATGTGCAGTTTGTTCACCAACCAGAGCCTCTATACAAACAGGGCGCTACCCTGCCAGAATTGGAGTCACTGACTGGATTAGAGCACGTTTCCAGGTCAATAAAGAAAAGCTCAACACACCTCCACCCTACGAAAAAAACGAAGGAAAAAAGCTAATGACACCGTCAAATCCATACTGGATGGAAAAAGACGAAGTAACAACAGCCGAACTGTTGAAGGAAAATGGCTATTTCACCTGCCATATTGGGAAATGGCATCTCGGCCCCGACGATTATTATCCTGAACACCAGGGATACGATGTAAACATTGCAGGATGTGATATGGGGCAACCCGTGAATTATTTTGACCCTTATGCCAATGATAAAGGAGTTAGTTTTCCCACATTAGAGCCACGTAAAGAAGGAGAATATCTTGTTGACCGCCTGGCGGATGAACTGGTTGATGTCATTCAACAACATAAAAACGCACCTTTTTTTATCAATATGTGCTACTATGCTGTTCATACTCCTCTGATGGCAAAACCCGAAATGATTGACAAATATGAAGCAAAAAACAAAGTTGATAAGCAAACCAATGCCGTCTATGCTTCAATGGTTGAGAGTGTTGACCAGGCTGTCGGAAAACTGATAAGCACGCTGAAAAAAGAAAACCTAATGGATAATACGCTCATTATTTTCTTTTCCGATAACGGCGGATTAGTTGGCCCGACAAACAACGCCCCTTTACGGTCAGGAAAAGGCTATCCCTATGAAGGAGGAATCCGGGAACCCATGTTTGTATACTGGAAAGGAAAAATCAAAGCAGCCACATCATGCGATATTCCTGTTTCAAGCGTAGATTTTTTGCCTACTATTTGCGCAATTACCAACACTCCTCTTCCCGACAGAACGATTGATGGCCGGGATATTAGTCCCTTGTTACAAAATAAAAAACTTCCACAGGTCCCTCTTTTTTGGCATTTTCCACATTACAGGGGAAAAGATGTTGTTCCGTACAGTATAATCAGAGATGGCGACTGGAAGCTGATAAAACGTTACGAAGGGAACGAATTTGAACTTTTCAACCTGGCGGATGACCTGGCGGAAACCAATGAACTATCAAAACAAAATCCGCAAAAAGTAAATGAGTTAAACAATAAACTTGAAGACTGGCTTAAAACCACACACGCAAAATTACCGCTAAAAAAATAAACTGCCGTAAAACTGTCCTTAACAACAAAACGAACAAATAACATTTTACCGGAAGACATTAAAAACCTGTCCCGATTGCCCAATCTCCTTATCTGGCAATCGGGGTAAATTTATGCGGGAATTTTAGTTTCAGCAAAATCATTTAAAGTTTACCCTTTGAAATTAAGCTCTTTTACTTTCGCATCAACTTTTTCAGCAACTGCAGGAATCCTGTTAAGAATTAGCTGTCCCTGTTACAAAATTACCTTCCCTGTACCGTTTTGGGCTCTTCCTGTTAAACAGGACAGGAAAAAGGTGAACAGGATTCTGAAAAAATGAAACAGGGCGTCAAAAAACCCTACAGGACAACTAAAAAGACAACAGGGAGCGGTAAAAGTACAACAGGACAACAAAAGAACTTACAGGCCTATATTAGTTACAACGACAAACAATATTCTTCCAAATCGTTTAGTTGCTGTTCGGTTAAATCTGCCGTTTGTCCATGTTTTTGATTTGTGTTGTAGGTTGTTAAAACTTCTTTTATCGTTTTTGCCTTTCCGTCATACAAATAGGGAGCTGTTCGCCAAACTTCAATCAACGAAGGCGTATCAAATTTCCGGCCTTCATCTGCCCCGCTTCCTTCGCCAACATCAAAACTTTCCAAATTCGTAAAATTGGCTCCGGAATGACAATGGGAACACCGGGCCTGCTCAAAAACTGTTTCCCCTCTTTGAGCTGCTTCACTCAATTTTCCGTTAACCAAATACGGACTGGCTACGGGTTTTAAGCTTGTTAAGTAAGCATCGATGGCATCTGTAATTTCCCTGGGTTGCCGCGTAAAAAGAATATGCTCTACTCCTGCAATTACAGCAACAGATGCACTGCTTCGGATACCTGTTATCATGGCCGGAGGAGTGGCATGGGCCAGCAACATACTTTTGGTGTTTTTCGGATTTCCAATTCCATCGTTTAGCAAATCCCAGTTTAAGCCGTCAACGCGTGCATCTCCCTGATGGCAACTGGTACAAGATTGCCAATGTTGTTTACAAAGCCGCGCATCATTAAAATACATTTCGCCTAACCGTTCTTTGGTTGCTTCTTCTTGATTCCCCAGCGACAGCGAGGCCACATCTGCAGGATTTGCAAGATCAACTTCAGCAAGGCTTCCCGAAAAATACATCGATACATAAATTTTATCTCCACCCAAAGCTATCCCTTTTGCGCCGGCTGCGTGCAAGTCAATTCGTTTCCGAATATGCTGTAAAAAACTCAAATCGTTCTGAATTTCATCGAGCGAGGTTGCAAATAATGTTGGCTGGCTTTCATCTGCAACATGCGAAATCCGGGCATGCAAGGCTTTCCGGTCGATAATACTCAACTCATCCGTTCCGGCATGCGAAACAAAAAGGCTATTTCCATCTTTACTGCATTCCACATCGTAAGGATTGGCAGCTCCCAAATCCAAATCATCAAGCATTACCGTACACAGATAATTTTGCTGAGCGACATCAATAATACTCAGTGCATTGGTATTTATCCAGCCTCGTTCCACCTGATTGGTTGGCACATTGTAACGCCCTAAAACATGGGTAACATACGCAAATTTCTGATCCGGAGAAATTGTAATTTTGTTTAACCCGTTGGAACCGTTGGGAAGATCAATCTCTTTTATTTTACGCATGGAAGAGGCATCAAAAACCGACACTTTTGCAGAATGGTACTTCGCCTTTGCACTTCCGCTTGGTAAATGGTTCGCAATAAGAAGCAAATCAGTTCCGGGAACGCAGGCCAAAGAAACCGGCTCTCGGTCGGCACTTGCAGTTTGTTCAACAGAAAAATCAGAAAGATTTACTTTAACAACCGAGTCATCAAATCGGGCACAGAAAAAGAGCGATTTCCCATCGGGGGTAACAACCGGAGACATTGGCGTGTGCCCCACTTTTAAACGCCGGGTAACCTCCAAACTTGTTAAATCAATCTCCAAAAGTTCTCCTTCAGGAGCAGAAAGTGTTACATACAATTTTGTTTCGTCAGGAGAAAGTGCAAGTCCGCCTGGTTTTGCTGCCAGTTCAATTTGTTTGATTGGAGCCGCTTCCGCCGTGTTTAAAATATAAATCCGATGGGCTGTTTCATCGGCAATATAAAGTAGTTTTTGCTTTTCACCAAACACACTTTGGTTGGGCGACATTATTTTTCCGGATTCTGAAGAACATGAAAAAAGTAAAAATAAAAGGAACGTAATATTGATATAAAGTGTAGATTTCATTCTTAAGTTGTTAATCGTGGGACAAATTCCGACATTTTGGCTTCAACTAATTTTCAGAGTTTCATCCCCGTCAGTTCTGGGTCGTAATGTTTTTCTCCTTCCGAAATGGCTTCCCTGTTTTTCTGTTCTTCCTCCTGCCGGTAAGTATATTTCTCAAGTCGTTTTTTATCGGTTTCTGAAGGGACAAAACCTTCCATATCCAAACGCGGGGTTGCCAGCAACTGATTCTTTCCTTTCGTAATAATGGCCAGGGCTTCGCTGTATTCTTCTGAATTTTTATTCCCGATATTTTCCAAACAGGGACTCAACTCCGGCCGTTCAAAAGTAATCTGTGCCCGTAAAGGTCTCCAATGCCCGCCTTGTGCAGCAAAGTCAACATGCGTAAGTTCCTCAAGCCGGTTTAAATCTTCCTGAGAAATTGGGCTTCTGCCCGCCGGATTATCGGGATAAGCCGAGATAAAATCAGGGTAGTAAACCGCATTAATATCAATCCAGGTAACTAACCGATCCATCTCTTCCTCCGAAAGATGAACTCCCGCATGACCTTTTTGAATTTTCTTTATCAGGTTGCTGGAACGCGCCCCCCAGGAATATGCCGGTTGGATTTCCGCCGGGCCGGCACCAATCGGATTGATCTCCTTTTGTTTATACATATCGATGTAAGCCGCATTAAAATAAGGATTCCTGTCGCCAGCCAGAATTAACTTTTCCCCGGCTTTTTTCCCAAAATCGTGGCATTTTACACAATGTTTATCCAAAACGGGCTGTACCTCTTTTACAAATCCAAAAGAACGGGCTTCGCCATACCAGCCGTTTAACTTTTGCGGCGGTGCTTGTAAGGCTTGTGCCACTTGCTCCGACGATGACGGCGGTGCCATTCTTCGGTCCTCATGACACCCAATGCAGCCCAATGTTTCTCCGGATTGAACCATGGTTCCGCTTCGCATCGACTGAATCATCATTTTGTTTTCATCCAGCAATTGAAAGTAAACATATTTATCTGCCGGAACTTCAACATAAGCCGAGCCATCTGCTTCAACCGGAACCGTTCCCAAAATTCGTTTGCATTCAAAGCTGTGCCAGTTCATTGCCGGGCGGTGAACACCCTGACCACTCCAGGCGGGAATTGTCCAGCTTCGTTTTTCCACCGACTCAATCACACGTAAATATTTTACGGCACCCCGCTCTACTCCCTGCATGTGCGTTCCCTGATACACATCCTGCACATAAAACGTTCCTGCTCCCGATTTATAATCCCGTTTCTCCTGAATCACATATTCTTTTTCGCGACTTTTTAAAGGAAGCGGATCAAAACAACCCGGAGCTTCGGTGTATATCAACTGCTCATTCCCAAAAATATCGATAAGAAACAAGCCCATCTGTTCACCCAAACCCATCGTTCTGGAACATAAAAAGTAGGTCTCATTTAAAGGGTACGGATCTTCATAAAGAGGACGAACCTGCTTAAACATATCGTAATTCCCTTTACCGATAAGTTCTGCTGCCGAAGCAGGCCAGGTGAGCTCAACCGGACTTTTACCATCCATTCCTTTTTCCCGGTCAATAATTCCAAGAGCTCCCCAGGGACGATCGTGGCAAGATCCCAAAATGGCAATCACCTTTTCGGTTCCGGGAACAGGCCGCGCATCAATCACACCTCCCGGAGAATTTGTGTTGTTCCCGTAATAAACAGCCTGGTTGGTTCCGTCCGGGTTCATGGTCCACAAGCCCTGCGCATCGCCAAAATTCCGGTCAACATATTCCCAGCGATCATATAAAATGTGTCCGTCGGGCATAACCGAGCTGTGTCCTTCAAACAACGAGCTTTTTCCCAACTGCGTAATATTGGCACCATCGCCTTCCATGCGGAAAAGATTGCACATAATATGGACGTTACACATACAATATTTCGGTTCGCGTGTGGATGAAAAAACAATATTTCCATCGGGTAAATATTGCGGATCGACATCTGCCACACCTTCTGCCTTTGTCAATTGTTTCAGGTTCCTTCCGTCGCTATCCACTTCATAAATATGGTAATCCTCATCGATATTGTTCCGCATGGAAAAAAGTATTTTTTCCCCGTCGTAACTTATTTCCGGATCGCGAATGACACCTTCTTTACTTTCAAGCAAAATTTTTACTTTCCCTCCGTTTTTAAGGTCGATAACTTTTAATGCGCCGCCCGGAGCAAAACTGTTGGTATTAATCTCGTTGGTTTGAAAAAGAGTTGCGGTATTATGATGATCGGGCGCATACTGCCGCCGGGTAACAAAAACAAGGGGTTGCCGGGTAAGCAAAGGATTGGATAACAGAGCCTCCTTTTT
This genomic interval carries:
- a CDS encoding RNA polymerase sigma factor, with the protein product MKGTEKEYWQMVWDKFREGDREAFRTIYNEFIDVLFAYGSKLTSNNFLLEDAIQDVFINIYSYGKKLQHPEYLEYYLFKTLKHNIVRKLKESRRFDYGEENEFLFNLKFPVEDSNLDEQQLEKQISLLKQEIKNLDSRKRELLFLKFNSGLTYTEIGLLLDLKPDTVKKQVQRILAYFRKRFQNNFFELFFLCYKA
- a CDS encoding FecR family protein, with amino-acid sequence MDIYSQLIENPLFFKWIFHPTEELNAYWRAYLEQNPAETDAVLELKSNFEKYLKFTNKKIDEESKKKLAYRIVKQLDAVDKKKKHALFIKNIIKYAAVAFLFFSIGSSLVYLYMDSRQPEIVVDNSVMPAHAQDPVLIIDDQQQINLKPGESELDYSNSDDIIVNREERLKKKTQDDTPEMNTLIIPYGSRSKITLADGSVVWLNAGSRLIYPSAFVDKRREVFLVGEAFFEVTKNEKQPFFVKTADVEIKVLGTQFNVSAYPEDYSVQTALAEGSVELSRSNAGLLDKKIKLAPGELAYFNKKSKETVIYNVDVEYYTLWIQGLFSFSNTDLNRIIRKLERFYNIRFQFDDPLKGSIQITGKLDVTKEKNEVFEYLSNLTGLDFIELNANNYVIK
- a CDS encoding TonB-dependent receptor; amino-acid sequence: MKKKWLLDSHDPGIIKKWGRIMRITVVLIFGLIMTANANSYSQVTKMDIQLTNRTIRDVIAYVEDNSEFVFLYKNEDFNVDKKVNIKLEDATINQILDNVLQGEEVVYDVYDRQIIIRKSDNVPTYFQQQQKNITGIITDNQGLPLPGVSIIVKGTSIGTVSGTDGKFSLSIPNDAEIMQFSFVGMSTVEIPVEGKVTFNVVMEEESIGLDEVVAIGYGSMKKSDLTGSVTSVNSEDFVKGVANNALQLLQGKASGVQISQANSEPGGALSIKVRGAGSINSSNSVLVVIDGLPGADPSSLNPLDIESIEILKDASAAAIYGTRAANGVVLITTKQGSSGTPVVSYNTYFALQTPDYKFDVLDATQYMQMINDISEDGGKTLPFTDQEISAAGKGTDWQDVLMRNAFAMNHQFSINGGSNTSKYYVSLGYLDQDGILISSGLKKYNTLINLEFTPSEKFKFAINLNGALSKKDIIPNDSNSANENADPLNAALQFDPRLTTEKNEQGEYQRNASIALDNPLALAYGYDDNQKNTRISGNVLAEYSIIDGLKASVRLGTNLYNSRYDSYKDRTTEKGKSSGGIGSITTNDNSYWMFEGLLNYDKYFNQVHHISVMGGATWEEFENLSQYSYAAGFLSDVTNTNLLSSGIKETYDVSSSRYTHALQSIIARLNYVYNEKYLLTATLRRDGSSRFSEDNKYAIFPSVAVGWRLSEESFIKEIPAISQLKLRFGYGQMGNEGINNFETIQTFVSGGNTILGGSELSGAQPARIPNSELTWETTEEYNIGLDYGVLQNRISGGIEYYVKNTKDQLFNKPVPASTGFTSVRTNFGNVRNSGIDFNINTENLVGAFSWRTNLTFSTLKNEVIKLPPFVGDIITTGSIGTFTQDFALVQEGSPMRAFYGYKVVGIFQENDDIANSAQPNANPGEPIFLDYDEDGNIDSDDRVVLGKPFPDLTFSLNNSFSYKNFNLEIYIMGVKGIETLNSNVIESLKPINFDRNIMSEHYTDRWTPENPGAEYPSGVNSSIYFNGGKVINSYSVQDASFLRVKNITLGYDIPLKNFNLFKSASVYISGENLLTFTKFEGFDPDANQSGTGVVKTSYNNYPLAKVFRIGANIKF
- a CDS encoding RagB/SusD family nutrient uptake outer membrane protein, with the translated sequence MFKNIFKSKIVWITALALSLFSCSDFLEEEVYTQYDPNTFLQTEEGINSVLVAAYDNLQYTGSSLRERMFTFGEFPGDIMWEWGGGFEAIATVYMTYNWDSQTSQFEGRWNNLYTSIRNANSLLDNIDNVTSLSETKVKQLKAEATFIRAADYYYLWEMFGPVPLTTTTEELNFEPAKASNEEFNSFIETELTAAAADLPLEQDLWGKATKGAALSFLSRFYMNTHQWQKAADVSKQVVNLQQYELFDGDLANMFAVENEENDEVIFTSPASTTFHGNSIMPHVFPPNYQIQSNWINWGAQFVLYSDFVNSYHADDKRLGWMLFEYTDVNGVYHDCLDPDDVSRGVRCFKYVPDPNAISQNHGNDIPMMRYAEVLLNAAEAINELDGPGQESIDFINEVRERAGVPLYNVSDFSSKDELRDAILDERGWEFVSEGLRRMDLIRQGKLISRAKARGASNAQDYMTLFPIPQSELNSNPNLEQNPGYN
- a CDS encoding sulfatase, translated to MKKKVIYIILLFVFQLHTFGKTEKTSDTKPNIIFLLVDDLGWRDVGYMGSKFYETPNIDKLASQGMTFTNAYAACAVCSPTRASIQTGRYPARIGVTDWIRARFQVNKEKLNTPPPYEKNEGKKLMTPSNPYWMEKDEVTTAELLKENGYFTCHIGKWHLGPDDYYPEHQGYDVNIAGCDMGQPVNYFDPYANDKGVSFPTLEPRKEGEYLVDRLADELVDVIQQHKNAPFFINMCYYAVHTPLMAKPEMIDKYEAKNKVDKQTNAVYASMVESVDQAVGKLISTLKKENLMDNTLIIFFSDNGGLVGPTNNAPLRSGKGYPYEGGIREPMFVYWKGKIKAATSCDIPVSSVDFLPTICAITNTPLPDRTIDGRDISPLLQNKKLPQVPLFWHFPHYRGKDVVPYSIIRDGDWKLIKRYEGNEFELFNLADDLAETNELSKQNPQKVNELNNKLEDWLKTTHAKLPLKK